In the genome of Acidimicrobiia bacterium, one region contains:
- a CDS encoding FAD-binding protein codes for MTVWSNWVGNQSFEPREVATVSTEADIQRHVAKAAAARSRVRTVGTAHSFTPIVETDVLLDMSAMRGIIDIDADQGLVRVLPKTTIGDFGEPLWKHALALANQGDIDTQAIAGSVATATHGSGRRFPSFSATLEAARLVDGNGQLVEVTRQANPDHLAALQTSIGMLGIMTELTIKVVPAYHLHARTDIMPFAEVLETFERDIDIYRHYGLFWMPTDESSRLYNIEGAGADDCVVKRYLEVDAGADINLGSHERMDRSYRIYPMVYDPNFHEVEYFLPLERWRDILVEMRRLMLRWHPLSIYPLEIRVVAGEEAWMSPNYHRDNLVVSISGQPGVDYWPYLRACDSLFAEFGGRPHWGKLHFMTADRLARLFPRYEDFLEVRRQFDPSGVFLNDHLRPLFG; via the coding sequence ATGACGGTGTGGTCCAACTGGGTAGGCAATCAGTCCTTCGAACCCCGCGAGGTTGCCACGGTTTCGACCGAGGCCGATATTCAACGACACGTAGCCAAGGCAGCCGCCGCACGATCCAGGGTCCGAACGGTTGGTACGGCGCATTCCTTCACTCCTATCGTCGAAACCGACGTTCTCCTCGACATGTCGGCGATGCGGGGCATCATCGACATCGACGCCGACCAAGGACTGGTGCGGGTGCTTCCCAAGACGACCATTGGCGACTTCGGCGAGCCGTTGTGGAAGCACGCCTTGGCTCTGGCGAACCAGGGTGACATCGACACTCAGGCAATTGCCGGTTCCGTTGCCACCGCCACACACGGGTCAGGCCGCCGCTTCCCGTCCTTCTCGGCAACACTCGAGGCAGCACGGCTGGTCGACGGGAACGGACAACTGGTCGAGGTGACCCGTCAGGCAAACCCCGACCACCTGGCAGCCCTGCAGACTTCGATCGGGATGCTCGGCATCATGACCGAGCTGACCATCAAAGTGGTCCCCGCCTATCACCTCCACGCCCGGACCGACATCATGCCGTTCGCCGAGGTGCTCGAAACGTTCGAGCGCGATATTGACATATACCGCCACTACGGGCTGTTCTGGATGCCGACCGACGAGTCTTCCCGGCTGTACAACATTGAAGGGGCCGGTGCCGACGACTGCGTCGTGAAGCGGTATCTCGAGGTCGACGCCGGCGCTGATATCAATCTCGGATCCCATGAGCGGATGGATCGTTCCTATCGGATCTACCCAATGGTCTACGACCCGAATTTCCATGAGGTGGAGTACTTCCTCCCGTTGGAACGATGGCGCGACATCCTGGTGGAAATGCGCCGCCTCATGCTCCGCTGGCATCCGCTGAGCATCTATCCACTCGAAATCAGAGTGGTGGCGGGGGAAGAGGCATGGATGAGCCCGAACTACCACCGCGACAACCTGGTCGTCTCGATCTCAGGCCAGCCCGGGGTCGACTACTGGCCATACCTGCGGGCCTGCGACAGTCTCTTCGCCGAATTCGGCGGCCGACCCCACTGGGGCAAGCTCCACTTCATGACGGCCGATCGCCTGGCCCGGTTATTTCCCCGGTATGAAGATTTCCTCGAGGTGCGACGCCAATTCGACCCGTCTGGCGTGTTCCTGAACGACCACCTCCGCCCACTGTTCGGGTAA
- a CDS encoding nuclear transport factor 2 family protein, with product MSEDEEALMALMVRHINAWNNHDLEALMQLFASDGVFEASGGPGVEGQRFEGETAVRAAFASVFERMPDAHWGGGRHHVINPEYCVSEWTLTGTLADGSRLEVNGCDFLTVRNGLIRRKDSYRKQRPPINPT from the coding sequence ATGTCAGAAGATGAGGAAGCCCTGATGGCATTGATGGTCAGGCACATCAACGCTTGGAACAACCATGACCTGGAAGCCTTGATGCAGCTGTTTGCCTCCGACGGAGTCTTCGAAGCTTCCGGCGGACCCGGCGTCGAAGGGCAGCGATTCGAAGGCGAGACGGCAGTTCGGGCGGCCTTCGCCTCGGTGTTCGAGCGAATGCCCGATGCGCACTGGGGAGGCGGGCGCCACCATGTGATCAACCCCGAATACTGCGTATCGGAGTGGACGTTGACTGGCACGCTGGCCGACGGGAGTCGACTTGAAGTGAATGGATGCGACTTTCTCACAGTCCGTAACGGTCTGATCAGACGCAAAGACTCGTACCGCAAGCAGCGGCCGCCTATTAATCCGACTTAA
- the phoU gene encoding phosphate signaling complex protein PhoU — translation MMVRKQFHQQLDDLQDLVVMMGDLAGQRVGKAVDALATGNQVLADEVIAGDSQIDEIYMDAHRRWLRVTAEQQPMAGDLRLLTVILHMTVTLERMGDQAVNIAKIGKLVAGLPVNQTILSHIQEMADTVRPMVRTALDSFVKRDVELAMLLPVMDDPVDRLDANMHREVMDCHPDPELLEWATHMLMVSRALERVGDQAVDIAEQVAFLLTGEFQEFSSFPERGSNGDD, via the coding sequence ATGATGGTCCGCAAGCAGTTCCATCAGCAGCTCGACGATCTGCAGGACCTTGTCGTGATGATGGGAGACCTAGCGGGCCAGCGAGTTGGCAAGGCAGTGGATGCACTCGCCACCGGAAACCAGGTTCTGGCCGACGAAGTTATCGCGGGTGACAGCCAGATCGACGAGATTTACATGGATGCCCATCGGCGGTGGCTGCGGGTCACGGCTGAGCAACAGCCGATGGCAGGCGATCTTCGATTACTGACGGTCATTCTTCACATGACGGTCACTCTGGAACGGATGGGTGATCAGGCCGTCAACATCGCCAAAATAGGCAAGCTCGTGGCCGGTCTGCCGGTCAACCAGACCATCCTCAGTCACATCCAGGAGATGGCCGACACTGTGCGCCCCATGGTGCGAACCGCGCTCGATTCGTTTGTCAAGAGAGATGTGGAGTTGGCCATGCTCCTTCCCGTAATGGACGACCCGGTCGATCGACTAGACGCCAACATGCACCGCGAGGTCATGGACTGTCATCCCGATCCCGAGCTCCTCGAATGGGCCACGCACATGCTGATGGTGTCACGTGCCCTGGAGCGAGTTGGCGACCAGGCCGTTGACATCGCGGAGCAGGTTGCGTTTCTGCTGACCGGAGAGTTTCAAGAATTCAGCAGCTTCCCTGAGCGCGGTAGTAACGGCGACGACTAA
- the pstB gene encoding phosphate ABC transporter ATP-binding protein: MADETQVNLDPPLIKGPELSARQQTAGYTDGLLEYAIQTNALNVYYGDFLAVKQVSMGYAKNEITALIGPSGCGKSTVLRALNRMNDLIPSARVEGDVHFRGRNIYDSDVDPVQVRRSIGMVFQKPNPFPKSIFDNVAWGAKINGFKGSKSEMEDLVEQALRQAALWDEVKDKLSESGYSLSGGQQQRLCIARAVAPGPDVLLMDEPCSALDPIATLRIEDLMIELKKDYSIIIVTHNMQQAARVADRTGFFSVEVNERGQRTGYLVEFGPTGDLFTRPQQKETEDYITGRFG, encoded by the coding sequence ATGGCCGACGAGACGCAGGTGAATCTGGACCCGCCACTTATCAAGGGGCCCGAGTTGAGCGCCCGACAGCAGACCGCCGGTTACACCGACGGTCTACTCGAATATGCGATCCAAACGAATGCCCTGAACGTCTACTACGGCGACTTCCTGGCTGTGAAACAAGTCAGCATGGGGTATGCCAAGAATGAGATCACTGCGCTGATCGGACCTTCCGGTTGTGGCAAGTCGACGGTCCTTCGTGCATTGAATCGAATGAATGACCTCATTCCTTCCGCCCGAGTGGAGGGAGACGTCCACTTCCGGGGGCGCAACATCTACGACAGTGACGTCGACCCGGTGCAAGTGCGTCGCAGCATCGGCATGGTGTTTCAGAAGCCGAACCCATTCCCAAAGTCGATCTTCGACAATGTGGCCTGGGGCGCCAAGATCAATGGGTTCAAGGGGTCGAAATCCGAAATGGAGGACCTTGTCGAGCAAGCCCTCCGCCAGGCGGCACTGTGGGATGAAGTCAAGGACAAGCTGTCGGAGAGTGGCTACTCGCTGTCGGGTGGACAACAGCAGCGTCTATGCATTGCCAGGGCGGTGGCCCCGGGCCCCGACGTCCTGCTCATGGACGAACCATGTTCGGCGCTCGACCCGATCGCCACGCTGCGCATTGAAGACCTGATGATCGAATTGAAGAAGGACTATTCGATCATCATCGTTACCCACAACATGCAGCAGGCGGCCCGGGTGGCCGATCGCACCGGATTTTTCTCGGTTGAGGTCAACGAGAGGGGCCAGCGGACCGGGTACCTTGTCGAGTTCGGGCCAACCGGCGACCTGTTTACCAGGCCTCAACAGAAGGAAACAGAGGACTACATCACGGGGCGGTTCGGATGA
- the pstA gene encoding phosphate ABC transporter permease PstA — protein sequence MAVLALATLLYTIINDSFGLVAIVNANNPEDVVAGLGFDPDTTSLGDLSKDDLVTLLEGAVSSGVGRRLEREQRFYADRLIFESQAKWDEVCASSEPPAGCTGGVRDQPDLLTLVQERVIEPDVVVSADLAQSLLNPDGFKSDVEKLFVEAPERFGDYGFDQVRFEWRAWLNREFLTTRANATPEIAGVRTAILGSAWLMLITLLFAVPVGIGAAIYLVEFARPGRFNGFIQTNINNLAGVPSIIYGMLGLAVLVRTLEPLTSGAIFSAGTAPADNGRTLLAGGITLGLLILPVVIISAQEALKAVPDTLRQAGMALGATRWQTVRSQVFPVALPGILTGVILAVARAIGETAPLLVAGAASFITADPTGPFSKYTALPIQIFQWTTFPQEEFRNIAAAAILVLLIMLLIMNATAVILRNRYGRRA from the coding sequence GTGGCCGTGCTGGCTCTCGCCACACTCCTTTACACCATCATCAACGATTCCTTCGGTTTGGTGGCGATCGTCAACGCCAACAATCCGGAGGACGTCGTTGCCGGACTCGGTTTCGATCCCGACACGACCAGCCTCGGCGACCTATCGAAGGATGATCTCGTCACCCTGTTGGAGGGAGCTGTCTCCAGTGGGGTAGGACGGCGCCTCGAACGTGAGCAGCGATTTTACGCCGATCGCCTGATCTTTGAGAGTCAGGCAAAGTGGGACGAAGTGTGTGCCTCTTCCGAACCGCCGGCGGGATGCACCGGAGGAGTTCGCGATCAGCCAGATCTCCTTACGCTGGTTCAGGAGCGTGTCATCGAACCCGACGTCGTTGTTTCGGCTGACCTGGCCCAATCCCTTCTCAACCCCGACGGATTCAAATCCGACGTCGAAAAGCTCTTCGTCGAGGCGCCGGAAAGGTTCGGGGACTACGGCTTCGATCAAGTACGGTTCGAATGGCGAGCCTGGTTGAACCGCGAATTCCTGACGACCCGGGCCAACGCAACTCCCGAGATCGCCGGGGTACGGACCGCCATCTTGGGGTCGGCCTGGCTCATGTTGATCACGTTGCTCTTCGCCGTCCCGGTCGGCATCGGGGCGGCCATCTATCTCGTCGAGTTCGCCCGACCGGGCCGCTTCAACGGGTTTATCCAGACGAACATCAACAACCTGGCCGGGGTTCCGTCGATCATTTACGGTATGTTGGGCCTGGCCGTTCTCGTCCGAACCTTGGAACCGCTCACCTCGGGCGCCATCTTCTCCGCCGGGACCGCGCCGGCCGATAACGGTAGGACGCTCCTCGCCGGCGGCATCACGCTCGGCCTGTTGATCCTTCCCGTCGTCATCATTAGCGCTCAAGAAGCCCTCAAGGCAGTGCCGGACACGCTTCGACAAGCCGGGATGGCGCTGGGCGCCACCCGGTGGCAGACGGTGCGGAGTCAGGTTTTTCCGGTGGCGCTTCCGGGCATCTTGACCGGGGTCATCCTGGCGGTTGCCCGGGCGATCGGTGAGACCGCCCCGCTGCTGGTCGCTGGGGCGGCCAGTTTCATCACCGCTGACCCGACCGGGCCTTTTTCCAAATACACGGCACTTCCGATCCAGATCTTCCAGTGGACCACGTTCCCCCAGGAGGAGTTTCGCAACATAGCCGCGGCGGCCATCCTGGTACTGCTGATAATGCTTTTGATCATGAACGCCACCGCTGTGATACTCAGAAACCGCTACGGCAGGAGAGCTTGA
- the pstC gene encoding phosphate ABC transporter permease subunit PstC — MVADAHIDPAAGAAGLNRQPRIGETLIRGILFMCGAVSIVTTFGIVYELGKESLLFFRDDRVSIGEFLTGTVWQPPNSFGIWALVLSTMLVAIIALLVALPIGLASAIYLSEYASERFRSIVKPILEVLVGVPTVVYGFFALTFMTPWLRSIFGQNVVGFFNVGSAGIVVGILVVPLISSLAEDSLHAVPDSLREAAYGLGATRLEVSTRIVLPAALSGVGAAFVVAMSRAVGETMVVALAAGAAPRNFHLGQDSLFGYILNPFQSGETMTGHIVRISTGDVSYNTIDYNSIFVIGLSLFLMTLALNFLSRWFVGRFREVYE, encoded by the coding sequence ATGGTTGCGGACGCACACATCGACCCGGCTGCCGGCGCGGCCGGTCTGAACAGACAGCCCAGGATCGGCGAGACGCTGATCCGCGGGATCTTGTTTATGTGCGGCGCCGTCTCGATCGTCACAACTTTCGGCATCGTCTACGAGTTGGGCAAGGAGTCGTTGCTCTTTTTTCGGGATGATCGAGTCTCGATTGGCGAGTTCCTCACCGGGACGGTCTGGCAGCCTCCCAACTCGTTCGGCATCTGGGCGCTTGTTCTCTCGACCATGCTGGTGGCCATCATCGCTCTGCTGGTCGCCCTACCTATTGGTCTTGCATCGGCCATCTACTTGTCCGAGTACGCGTCGGAGCGGTTCCGGAGCATCGTCAAGCCGATCCTGGAAGTACTGGTTGGTGTCCCCACCGTCGTGTACGGCTTCTTCGCTCTCACCTTCATGACCCCCTGGCTGCGTTCGATCTTCGGCCAGAACGTGGTGGGGTTCTTCAACGTTGGTTCGGCCGGCATCGTGGTGGGGATCCTGGTCGTCCCGCTGATCAGCTCTCTGGCGGAGGATTCCTTGCATGCCGTCCCCGATTCCCTCCGGGAAGCGGCGTACGGCCTGGGCGCCACCCGGTTGGAGGTATCGACCCGCATCGTGCTTCCGGCGGCGCTGTCCGGTGTTGGGGCGGCGTTCGTGGTTGCCATGTCCCGGGCAGTCGGCGAAACGATGGTGGTTGCGCTGGCGGCCGGCGCGGCCCCCCGTAACTTCCACCTGGGTCAGGATTCGCTCTTCGGGTACATCCTCAACCCGTTCCAGTCCGGGGAGACCATGACCGGCCACATCGTACGGATCTCCACCGGAGACGTGAGCTACAACACCATTGACTACAACTCGATCTTTGTCATCGGCCTCTCCCTGTTCCTGATGACACTGGCACTCAATTTCCTCAGCCGGTGGTTCGTGGGCCGATTCCGGGAGGTCTACGAGTGA